A window of the Bombina bombina isolate aBomBom1 chromosome 3, aBomBom1.pri, whole genome shotgun sequence genome harbors these coding sequences:
- the TPBGL gene encoding trophoblast glycoprotein-like has protein sequence MSRRHQDFHGNLITLLISTELNCFLIFKLIVLAILLNVSVCCPFECYCSVPSGLVQCQFLPLQEIPGEIPHWVQNLSVIGSNITKLRSEAFRSNGTNLTNLTTLFLTNDNIQTIEAFAFSGLTNLSILDLSYNFLNSIAEDAFVGQNQLSILKMNQALCGTAGTQLMDFQWISNLRNLKLLELTGNMLNTFPSIVVSLHNLRELKLGNNSIPNINAKTVSDLFTHRTLQVYLNPNPLVCDCKIKEFLFWVGNRSQVPDKKNLKCHSPSNLNGTFVTLLISKNLKCNNENLETASYVFFGIVLALIGVIFLMVLYLNRKGIKRWLNNFREACRDQMEGYHYRYEQDSDPRRCNVSTGI, from the coding sequence ATGTCAAGGAGGCATCAAGATTTCCATGGCAACTTAATAACACTGCTGATTTCAACTGAACTCAATTGCTTTCTCATCTTTAAGCTGATTGTACTGGCTATCTTACTAAATGTCAGTGTATGCTGCCCATTTGAATGCTATTGCAGTGTACCGAGTGGCCTGGTGCAGTGCCAGTTTTTACCTCTGCAGGAGATCCCTGGAGAGATCCCTCACTGGGTCCAAAACCTGTCAGTGATTGGCAGTAACATAACCAAATTAAGGAGTGAAGCGTTCAGAAGTAATGGCACTAATCTAACCAATTTAACGACCCTCTTCCTTACCAATGACAACATTCAAACCATAGAAGCATTTGCTTTTAGTGGATTAACCAACCTCAGCATTTTGGACTTGAGTTACAACTTTTTAAACTCTATTGCTGAAGATGCCTTTGTGGGGCAGAATCAGCTTAGCATTTTAAAGATGAACCAAGCACTGTGTGGCACAGCAGGCACACAGCTAATGGATTTCCAATGGATTTCAAACCTGAGAAACCTTAAGCTCTTGGAACTCACTGGCAATATGTTGAACACTTTTCCCAGTATAGTAGTGAGTCTTCATAACTTGCGAGAGCTAAAACTTGGAAATAATTCCATCCCAAACATTAATGCAAAGACAGTCTCAGACTTATTTACGCACAGGACACTTCAGGTGTATTTAAATCCAAACCCTTTAGTCTGTGATTGTAAAATTAAAGAATTTCTTTTCTGGGTTGGGAATAGATCCCAGGTACCAGATAAGAAAAACCTCAAATGTCATTCACCATCCAATTTAAATGGGACATTTGTTACATTACTAATTTCCAAAAACTTAAAATGTAATAATGAGAACCTGGAAACCGCTTCCTATGTCTTTTTTGGTATTGTGCTGGCTTTAATAGGAGTTATATTTCTTATGGTCCTCTACCTGAACAGAAAGGGCATTAAGAGATGGTTGAATAACTTCAGAGAAGCCTGCAGGGACCAAATGGAAGGGTATCATTACCGTTATGAACAGGACTCTGACCCCAGGAGGTGTAATGTTTCCACAGGAATATAG